The Fimbriimonadales bacterium genome has a window encoding:
- the thrS gene encoding threonine--tRNA ligase, which translates to MKVPYEQTRLYALRHSAAHLLAQSVLQLYPNAKLAIGPPIENGFYYDFDFGDEKISEEDLPKIEAKMRDNAKRNFPIVREEMSREEAKKRILELHQDPYKLELLEDIPPNEPITFYTQDGFTDLCRGPHVKSTGEIEHFKLLSIAGAYWRGDSKNKMLTRIYGTAFETKEELEQFLHNLEEAKKRDHRVLGRELGLFLFSQEIGSGLPLWLPKGAIICEQMTKFLKEEQRKRGYLPVVTPHIAKKELFEKSGHLVTYKDKMFPFMEHEDGEVFILKPMNCPFHIEIYRSELRSYRDLPLRFAEFGTVYRFEQSGELAGMLRVRGFTQDDAHLFVRTDQLLEEFKGVVELTMTVLRKLGLHDFSVRIGTRDPKSNKYIGTDENWKEAESAILRACDEMNLDYDVMEGEAAFYGPKLDLMIKDALGRTWQMGTVQVDYNLPERFELEYIGEDGKPHRPVLIHRAPFGSLERMVGLLTEHYAGAFPFWLAPVQIAILPITERNVRYANEVRDKLHSTHPDWRIEVDDSNERLGKKIAVHQAQKVPYMLIVGDKDEQNRTVSPRSREKGDLGAKSLEEFEELVEC; encoded by the coding sequence ATGAAAGTTCCATACGAACAAACACGTCTCTACGCTCTTCGCCATAGCGCGGCGCACCTCTTGGCTCAATCTGTGCTGCAACTCTATCCGAACGCTAAACTCGCTATCGGTCCTCCCATCGAGAATGGTTTTTATTACGACTTCGATTTCGGTGACGAAAAAATCAGCGAAGAGGACCTTCCGAAGATAGAAGCAAAAATGCGCGATAACGCGAAGCGCAATTTCCCTATCGTGCGCGAAGAGATGTCACGGGAAGAGGCAAAAAAACGCATCCTCGAATTACACCAAGACCCTTACAAACTCGAACTTCTCGAAGATATCCCCCCCAATGAGCCGATTACTTTTTACACGCAAGACGGCTTTACGGATTTATGTCGCGGTCCTCATGTGAAGTCCACGGGGGAAATCGAACATTTCAAACTTTTGAGCATCGCCGGTGCGTATTGGCGCGGAGATTCTAAAAACAAAATGCTCACGCGCATTTACGGAACGGCATTCGAAACGAAAGAGGAATTAGAACAATTCCTTCATAACTTGGAAGAGGCAAAAAAGCGCGACCACCGCGTTTTGGGTCGCGAACTCGGTTTGTTTTTGTTTTCTCAAGAAATAGGCTCCGGTCTTCCTCTATGGCTTCCTAAAGGGGCGATTATCTGCGAGCAAATGACGAAATTCCTCAAAGAAGAGCAACGAAAAAGAGGATATCTGCCCGTCGTAACTCCGCACATCGCTAAAAAAGAATTGTTCGAGAAGTCGGGTCACCTCGTAACATACAAAGACAAGATGTTTCCCTTTATGGAACATGAAGATGGCGAGGTGTTCATTCTCAAGCCGATGAATTGTCCTTTTCACATCGAAATCTATCGCTCCGAATTGCGCAGTTATCGCGATTTACCGTTGCGTTTTGCCGAATTCGGAACGGTGTATCGCTTCGAGCAAAGCGGTGAATTAGCAGGGATGTTGCGCGTTAGAGGTTTCACACAAGACGATGCGCATCTTTTCGTGCGCACCGACCAACTTCTCGAAGAGTTCAAAGGCGTCGTAGAACTCACGATGACGGTTCTCCGAAAATTGGGTTTGCACGATTTTTCTGTGCGAATAGGAACTCGAGACCCGAAAAGCAATAAATACATCGGTACGGACGAAAACTGGAAAGAGGCGGAAAGCGCAATCCTTCGCGCCTGCGATGAAATGAACCTCGATTACGATGTAATGGAAGGCGAAGCCGCATTTTACGGTCCTAAATTGGATTTGATGATCAAGGATGCTTTGGGTCGTACCTGGCAGATGGGAACGGTGCAAGTGGATTACAACTTGCCGGAACGCTTCGAATTGGAATACATCGGCGAAGACGGTAAACCTCATCGTCCCGTATTGATTCACCGAGCGCCATTCGGTTCTTTGGAGCGAATGGTGGGGCTACTCACGGAGCATTATGCTGGAGCATTTCCTTTCTGGCTTGCGCCTGTGCAGATTGCAATTTTGCCGATTACGGAGCGAAACGTCAGGTATGCAAACGAGGTTCGCGACAAACTTCATTCTACGCACCCGGACTGGCGAATAGAAGTAGACGATTCGAACGAACGCTTAGGCAAAAAGATTGCCGTACATCAAGCGCAGAAAGTTCCCTACATGTTGATTGTGGGAGACAAAGACGAGCAAAACCGAACGGTCAGCCCACGTTCTCGTGAGAAAGGGGATTTAGGAGCGAAAAGTTTAGAGGAATTCGAAGAACTCGTAGAATGTTGA
- the ispH gene encoding 4-hydroxy-3-methylbut-2-enyl diphosphate reductase — MQKILLASPRGFCAGVAYAIEVVDLSLQVYGSPLYVRHAIVHNEHVVRNFEKRGVIFVEDIEEIPEGSTVVFSAHGVSPEIRRQAADRNLKVIDATCPLVTKVHREAQRYARLGYQMLYIGHRGHVEAEGTMGEAPERIVLVDSVEEAENVEVQNGKLAVLTQTTLSVDEVERIMNVLKKRFPHLETPDKEDICYATTNRQKAVKLLAEKSDLVLVVGSKTSSNSNRLREVAESYGVPAFLLIEPEEILEEWKKDYPVIGITSGASTPEELVEKIIGVFLESNEDATVEVLTTVHENVTFIPPRDLIAMAEKSVVS, encoded by the coding sequence GTGCAAAAAATTCTTCTTGCCTCACCCCGTGGATTTTGTGCTGGGGTTGCTTATGCTATCGAAGTCGTAGACCTTTCCTTACAGGTTTATGGTTCGCCTTTGTACGTTCGTCATGCAATAGTCCACAACGAGCACGTGGTTCGAAATTTCGAAAAAAGAGGAGTGATTTTCGTCGAGGATATCGAGGAAATACCAGAAGGCTCTACAGTCGTGTTCAGCGCGCACGGGGTTAGCCCTGAAATACGAAGACAGGCGGCTGATAGAAATCTAAAAGTAATCGATGCAACGTGTCCTTTAGTAACGAAAGTGCATCGAGAAGCGCAACGTTATGCGAGGTTGGGTTATCAAATGCTTTACATCGGTCATCGTGGGCATGTAGAAGCGGAAGGGACTATGGGAGAGGCTCCCGAGCGAATCGTTTTGGTGGACAGCGTGGAAGAGGCAGAGAATGTCGAAGTGCAAAACGGGAAGTTAGCCGTTTTGACGCAGACAACATTAAGCGTGGACGAAGTCGAAAGAATCATGAATGTTTTGAAGAAACGTTTTCCGCATTTGGAAACGCCTGATAAAGAAGACATTTGTTATGCAACGACGAATCGGCAAAAAGCGGTGAAGTTGTTGGCGGAAAAGAGCGATTTGGTGCTAGTGGTGGGGAGCAAAACGAGCAGCAATTCGAATCGTTTGAGAGAAGTTGCGGAGTCTTATGGCGTTCCAGCCTTTTTATTGATAGAGCCCGAAGAGATTTTGGAGGAGTGGAAGAAGGATTATCCGGTGATTGGCATCACTTCGGGCGCTTCGACTCCGGAAGAATTAGTGGAAAAGATTATCGGTGTGTTTTTGGAGTCTAACGAAGATGCGACAGTCGAGGTGTTGACGACAGTTCATGAAAACGTTACCTTCATCCCCCCCCGAGATTTGATTGCGATGGCAGAAAAGAGTGTTGTATCTTAA
- a CDS encoding glycosyltransferase family 39 protein codes for MNVRMRREAPSKSKIPLLLIFALYIVLALGFIQVTPYRTAGYLPYQGYQKDIGAPDERQHVNYIRTLAHVRRFPVFGEGEGYETYESHQPPLYYLLCAPLSAIVGTENLALEMWTLRSVNVVLGLFVVALMFKVVKGFTNDEGVALFCAGFVALLPMFLALSAAVNNDILLYLIGLWSFAIIVEAWNKGWNTKRASWLGLSLGLGLLTKTSALVYWIPVLASMILWKSYRAQLRYIILTFALALLIASPWLIRNYLLYGDPLAIRIFQEAFHTYPASKAIADSGFWGYWLEWVALRALWSFWGVFSYFEINMEMWVYWLLSIPAALGILGFLVRIFTKNSVFTKNPMERSFHCLNFILFVIVLYTFIQFNTVYYQAQARYLFPALIFFVSIVGFGFRTISDGLSKLISESRVWFSGLAGGFLFLLFVADMYCLLWLLPIGFYRITHPEELQSIKYSTDT; via the coding sequence ATGAACGTTCGAATGAGGCGAGAGGCTCCATCGAAATCGAAAATCCCCCTTCTACTCATCTTTGCTCTTTACATTGTGCTTGCGCTCGGATTCATTCAAGTTACTCCGTATAGAACAGCAGGATATTTGCCTTATCAAGGTTATCAGAAAGACATAGGGGCACCGGATGAGCGCCAACATGTGAATTACATCCGAACCCTCGCTCATGTAAGAAGATTTCCAGTTTTTGGTGAAGGGGAAGGTTACGAGACCTATGAGTCGCATCAACCCCCGCTTTATTACTTGCTTTGTGCTCCATTGAGTGCAATCGTCGGCACGGAAAATTTAGCACTCGAAATGTGGACTCTGCGCTCCGTGAATGTCGTTTTGGGCTTGTTTGTCGTTGCGCTTATGTTCAAAGTCGTGAAGGGATTTACGAATGACGAGGGAGTCGCATTATTCTGTGCCGGCTTTGTTGCTTTATTACCGATGTTTCTTGCGCTATCAGCGGCAGTCAATAATGACATCCTGCTTTATTTGATCGGACTGTGGAGTTTCGCCATCATTGTAGAAGCATGGAATAAGGGTTGGAACACAAAACGTGCATCTTGGTTGGGACTTAGTCTTGGATTAGGGTTGCTCACAAAAACCAGCGCACTCGTTTACTGGATTCCTGTGCTTGCGAGCATGATTCTTTGGAAATCGTATAGAGCGCAATTGCGATATATTATTTTAACTTTTGCTCTCGCTTTACTCATCGCATCGCCGTGGCTTATACGAAATTATCTTCTTTATGGTGACCCGCTCGCAATTCGAATATTTCAAGAGGCATTTCACACTTATCCAGCTTCGAAGGCAATTGCCGATTCGGGCTTTTGGGGATATTGGCTCGAATGGGTTGCGCTTCGTGCGCTTTGGAGTTTTTGGGGCGTCTTCAGTTACTTCGAAATTAATATGGAAATGTGGGTGTATTGGTTATTATCCATCCCTGCAGCATTGGGAATATTAGGGTTTTTAGTGCGTATTTTCACGAAAAATTCTGTCTTTACAAAAAACCCTATGGAGCGCTCTTTCCATTGTCTAAATTTTATTTTGTTCGTTATCGTTCTTTACACTTTTATACAATTCAACACGGTCTATTATCAGGCGCAAGCAAGATATCTATTCCCTGCTCTAATCTTTTTCGTTTCCATCGTTGGTTTCGGATTTCGAACGATTTCGGATGGTCTATCTAAACTTATTTCGGAATCGAGGGTATGGTTTTCAGGGCTCGCAGGTGGCTTTCTTTTTTTATTGTTCG